One window of Oreochromis niloticus isolate F11D_XX linkage group LG23, O_niloticus_UMD_NMBU, whole genome shotgun sequence genomic DNA carries:
- the rgmd gene encoding RGM domain family, member D isoform X1: protein MGRSGPQTTAKRQLWDCVTLTMVLLSLLFRPAHCQQCRIQRCNAEYVASTSPSSGLQEDVALDVDYCIALRAYAMCTRRQARSCRGDLVYHSAVFRIKELFSQHNCSSDGPTSSDKVPSTSRPALLELCNYENRVLVSGSAGQQKKYAHCGLFGDPHLRTFRDEFQTCKVEGAWPLIDNRFLSVQVTNVPVVLGSSATATSKITVIFKSYHGCTDQKVYQATTEDLPLAFQDGTRSGGESGSLTIAERGGSGVGRQVRIQARYIGTSIIIRRVGSYLTFAIRMPEDTLDFSEDGGGLQLCLHGCPRNELIKEHTLGHQSQQPRLQGTNTELGPLRPPHQIYTVERATAKCRETLQVEDVYFQSCVFDLLTTGDPEFSMAAYGALEDLKALPPSKLKQNSPRPTRLQNRGVSQTIAATATSSSLLSLLILLLL from the exons ATGGGGAGAAGCGGACCTCAAACCACGGCTAAGCGGCAGCTTTGGGACTGTGTAACGTTGACGATGGTTTTACTTTCGCTGCTGTTTCGACCAG cacacTGCCAGCAGTGTCGAATCCAGCGCTGTAATGCAGAGTATGTGGCGTCTACCTCACCGTCCAGTGGTCTGCAGGAGGACGTGGCTTTAGATGTGGACTACTGCATCGCCCTGCGGGCCTATGCCATGTGCACCCGGCGGCAGGCACGCAGCTGTAGGGGCGACCTGGTCTACCACTCGGCCGTGTTTCGCATTAAGGAGCTATTCTCTCAGCATAACTGTTCCAGCGATGGGCCGACCTCTTCCGACAAGGTCCCCAGCACGTCTCGGCCAGCTCTTTTAGAGCTCTGCAACTACGAGAATCGGGTCCTCGTGTCGGGCTCAGCCGGTCAGCAGAAGAAATACGCCCACTGTGGATTATTTGGAGACCCGCACCTACGGACTTTCAGAGATGAGTTTCAGACCTGCAAGGTCGAGGGGGCTTGGCCTCTGATCGATAACCGCTTCCTGTCTGTACAGGTGACCAATGTGCCTGTTGTCCTAGGCTCCAGTGCCACAGCAACTAGTAAG ATCACAGTGATCTTCAAGTCCTACCATGGCTGTACAGATCAGAAGGTGTACCAGGCCACCACTGAAGATCTACCCCTGGCTTTTCAGGATGGGACTCGCAGTGGCGGTGAAAGTGGCAGCCTGACCATCGCAGAGCGAGGTGGCTCCGGAGTGGGTCGGCAGGTGAGGATACAGGCCCGTTACATTGGCACCTCCATCATCATCCGGCGCGTGGGCAGCTACCTGACCTTTGCCATCCGCATGCCAGAAGACACCCTGGACTTTTCAGAAGACGGCGGCGGTCTACAGTTGTGCTTGCACGGCTGCCCACGCAACGAGCTCATCAAAGAGCACACGCTGGGCCATCAGAGCCAGCAGCCACGCCTTCAAGGCACCAACACAGAGCTGGGCCCTCTGCGGCCTCCTCACCAGATCTACACAGTGGAGCGAGCCACTGCCAAGTGTAGAGAGACTCTGCAGGTGGAGGATGTGTACTTTCAGTCTTGTGTCTTTGACTTGCTCACCACAGGAGACCCCGAGTTCTCCATGGCTGCATATGGTGCTCTGGAGGATTTGAAGGCACTGCCACCCAGTAAACTGAAGCAGAACTCACCGAGGCCCACTCGCCTTCAAAACCGAGGAGTGTCTCAGACTATCGCTGCTACTGCAACCAGCAGCTCATTGCTCTCACTCCTCATTCTGCTGcttttgtaa
- the rgmd gene encoding RGM domain family, member D isoform X2, producing the protein MLHLHALCAHCQQCRIQRCNAEYVASTSPSSGLQEDVALDVDYCIALRAYAMCTRRQARSCRGDLVYHSAVFRIKELFSQHNCSSDGPTSSDKVPSTSRPALLELCNYENRVLVSGSAGQQKKYAHCGLFGDPHLRTFRDEFQTCKVEGAWPLIDNRFLSVQVTNVPVVLGSSATATSKITVIFKSYHGCTDQKVYQATTEDLPLAFQDGTRSGGESGSLTIAERGGSGVGRQVRIQARYIGTSIIIRRVGSYLTFAIRMPEDTLDFSEDGGGLQLCLHGCPRNELIKEHTLGHQSQQPRLQGTNTELGPLRPPHQIYTVERATAKCRETLQVEDVYFQSCVFDLLTTGDPEFSMAAYGALEDLKALPPSKLKQNSPRPTRLQNRGVSQTIAATATSSSLLSLLILLLL; encoded by the exons ATGCTGCACTTGCATGCATTGTGCG cacacTGCCAGCAGTGTCGAATCCAGCGCTGTAATGCAGAGTATGTGGCGTCTACCTCACCGTCCAGTGGTCTGCAGGAGGACGTGGCTTTAGATGTGGACTACTGCATCGCCCTGCGGGCCTATGCCATGTGCACCCGGCGGCAGGCACGCAGCTGTAGGGGCGACCTGGTCTACCACTCGGCCGTGTTTCGCATTAAGGAGCTATTCTCTCAGCATAACTGTTCCAGCGATGGGCCGACCTCTTCCGACAAGGTCCCCAGCACGTCTCGGCCAGCTCTTTTAGAGCTCTGCAACTACGAGAATCGGGTCCTCGTGTCGGGCTCAGCCGGTCAGCAGAAGAAATACGCCCACTGTGGATTATTTGGAGACCCGCACCTACGGACTTTCAGAGATGAGTTTCAGACCTGCAAGGTCGAGGGGGCTTGGCCTCTGATCGATAACCGCTTCCTGTCTGTACAGGTGACCAATGTGCCTGTTGTCCTAGGCTCCAGTGCCACAGCAACTAGTAAG ATCACAGTGATCTTCAAGTCCTACCATGGCTGTACAGATCAGAAGGTGTACCAGGCCACCACTGAAGATCTACCCCTGGCTTTTCAGGATGGGACTCGCAGTGGCGGTGAAAGTGGCAGCCTGACCATCGCAGAGCGAGGTGGCTCCGGAGTGGGTCGGCAGGTGAGGATACAGGCCCGTTACATTGGCACCTCCATCATCATCCGGCGCGTGGGCAGCTACCTGACCTTTGCCATCCGCATGCCAGAAGACACCCTGGACTTTTCAGAAGACGGCGGCGGTCTACAGTTGTGCTTGCACGGCTGCCCACGCAACGAGCTCATCAAAGAGCACACGCTGGGCCATCAGAGCCAGCAGCCACGCCTTCAAGGCACCAACACAGAGCTGGGCCCTCTGCGGCCTCCTCACCAGATCTACACAGTGGAGCGAGCCACTGCCAAGTGTAGAGAGACTCTGCAGGTGGAGGATGTGTACTTTCAGTCTTGTGTCTTTGACTTGCTCACCACAGGAGACCCCGAGTTCTCCATGGCTGCATATGGTGCTCTGGAGGATTTGAAGGCACTGCCACCCAGTAAACTGAAGCAGAACTCACCGAGGCCCACTCGCCTTCAAAACCGAGGAGTGTCTCAGACTATCGCTGCTACTGCAACCAGCAGCTCATTGCTCTCACTCCTCATTCTGCTGcttttgtaa